A region of Methyloversatilis discipulorum DNA encodes the following proteins:
- a CDS encoding IS110 family RNA-guided transposase, translated as MCFGIDISKHWLDIAEYPSARVTRIDNTAAAIRGWLRTLPKGHQRIACESTGTYHRTLVELLIGAGHQVFLIDGFKLSRYRDTVGQRAKTDRHDARLIARYLAHEGTDLRPFCLPAPSVTELRGLLRRRATVVRSLGRIRQSMEDLPGFGRDVRVALARLTALIKQFEQRIASLINESGWTEPYRRILKIEGVGALTAAGLCAAFHRAPFSGADAFIAFLGLDVSVRDSGKKTGRRVLSKKGDSEMRRLLYNAAMAASRSTTWQPFYQRMLQRGFRRTQALVALARKLARVAFSLMKNAADYVPKQHENACGGT; from the coding sequence GTGTGCTTTGGCATCGATATCTCCAAGCATTGGCTGGACATCGCCGAGTACCCCAGTGCGCGGGTGACGCGCATCGACAACACGGCTGCGGCCATCCGCGGCTGGTTGCGCACCCTGCCGAAAGGCCACCAGCGCATTGCCTGCGAATCGACCGGCACCTATCACCGCACGCTCGTCGAGCTGCTCATCGGCGCCGGACATCAGGTGTTTCTGATCGACGGCTTCAAGCTGTCCAGGTACCGCGATACCGTGGGCCAGCGCGCCAAGACGGATCGGCATGACGCACGCCTGATCGCCCGCTACCTCGCGCACGAGGGCACGGATCTGCGCCCCTTCTGCCTGCCAGCGCCTTCGGTGACCGAACTGCGCGGCCTGCTGCGTCGGCGCGCAACCGTGGTACGCAGCCTCGGCCGCATCCGTCAGAGCATGGAAGATCTGCCCGGCTTTGGTCGCGACGTGCGTGTGGCCCTCGCGCGGCTCACCGCTTTGATCAAACAGTTCGAGCAGCGCATCGCCTCGCTGATCAACGAAAGCGGATGGACTGAACCGTATCGGCGCATCCTGAAGATAGAAGGCGTCGGCGCGCTCACCGCCGCCGGCCTGTGCGCGGCGTTCCATCGCGCTCCCTTCAGCGGCGCCGACGCCTTCATCGCCTTCCTTGGCCTGGACGTCAGTGTGCGCGACTCGGGCAAGAAGACCGGACGCCGTGTGCTGAGCAAGAAGGGCGACTCGGAGATGCGCCGCCTGCTCTACAACGCCGCCATGGCAGCCAGCCGATCCACGACCTGGCAGCCCTTCTACCAGCGCATGCTCCAGCGCGGATTCCGTCGCACCCAGGCGCTCGTTGCGCTGGCCCGAAAGCTCGCGCGCGTTGCCTTCTCACTGATGAAGAACGCCGCAGACTATGTCCCGAAACAACACGAAAACGCTTGCGGCGGAACATAG
- a CDS encoding VOC family protein yields MTSPQPVPAGMHTVTPHLVCDNAAAAIDFYVRAFGATELMRLPGSEGRILHAQVRIGDSVVMIVDAHPEWFMRDPNSYGGTPVVLHLQVPDVDALFAQAVAAGATAQMAPEDMFWGDRYGRVIDPNGHVWAIATHVRDVSPEELRAASANPCPESVTKET; encoded by the coding sequence ATGACCTCACCCCAGCCCGTGCCCGCGGGCATGCACACCGTCACCCCGCACCTCGTCTGCGACAACGCTGCGGCCGCCATCGATTTCTACGTGCGCGCCTTCGGCGCGACGGAACTGATGCGCCTGCCCGGCAGTGAGGGCAGAATCCTCCATGCGCAGGTGCGCATCGGCGACTCCGTCGTCATGATCGTCGACGCCCACCCGGAGTGGTTCATGCGCGATCCGAACAGCTACGGTGGCACACCGGTCGTGCTGCACCTGCAGGTGCCCGATGTCGATGCCCTGTTCGCACAGGCGGTCGCCGCCGGAGCGACCGCGCAGATGGCGCCCGAGGACATGTTCTGGGGCGACCGCTACGGCCGCGTGATCGATCCGAACGGCCACGTCTGGGCCATCGCCACCCATGTGCGCGACGTCAGCCCGGAAGAACTACGCGCTGCCAGTGCGAATCCCTGCCCTGAAAGCGTCACCAAGGAGACCTGA
- a CDS encoding YciI family protein, which translates to MPHMLLIIEPVGQRATRTEAEGRDLYAQMVAFGEGLAARGLLMGSESLRVESTRVQVRDGRTQIIDGPFAEAKEMIGGFFMLATDDRQQALDIARACPAAAWATVEVRGFGPCFDDSKAPG; encoded by the coding sequence ATGCCGCACATGCTGCTCATCATCGAACCGGTCGGCCAGCGCGCCACCCGTACCGAAGCCGAAGGCCGCGACCTCTATGCACAGATGGTGGCTTTCGGCGAAGGCCTCGCCGCACGCGGCCTGCTGATGGGATCGGAATCGCTGCGCGTCGAGTCGACGCGCGTACAGGTACGCGACGGCCGCACCCAGATCATCGACGGCCCCTTCGCGGAGGCGAAGGAAATGATAGGCGGCTTCTTCATGCTGGCCACCGACGACCGCCAGCAGGCGCTCGACATCGCCCGCGCCTGCCCCGCCGCCGCCTGGGCCACTGTCGAAGTCCGCGGCTTCGGCCCCTGCTTCGACGACAGCAAAGCGCCGGGCTGA
- the msrA gene encoding peptide-methionine (S)-S-oxide reductase MsrA, which produces MITLRTLAGFVALLALSGGATAQTTARATFAGGCFWCVEADFDKVDGVLKTTSGYTGGKTANPSYEEVSSHATGHAEAVQIEYDPAKVSYDRLLDVFWHSIDPTVKNRQFCDIGTPYRTAIFAHDAAQFEAAKRSLAALEKSKPFKAPIVTEIHMADTFYPAEDYHQDYYRKNPARYTYYRWSCGRDARLRELWGAK; this is translated from the coding sequence CCGGATTCGTTGCGTTGCTGGCGCTGAGCGGCGGCGCAACGGCGCAGACCACCGCCCGCGCCACCTTCGCCGGCGGCTGCTTCTGGTGCGTCGAGGCGGATTTCGACAAGGTCGACGGCGTGCTCAAGACCACTTCCGGCTACACCGGCGGAAAGACCGCCAATCCGAGCTACGAGGAGGTGTCGTCGCACGCCACCGGTCACGCCGAAGCGGTGCAGATCGAGTACGACCCGGCGAAGGTGAGTTACGACAGGCTGCTCGACGTGTTCTGGCACAGCATCGACCCGACAGTGAAGAACCGTCAGTTCTGCGACATCGGCACGCCCTACCGCACCGCCATCTTCGCCCACGATGCGGCGCAGTTCGAAGCGGCGAAGCGCTCACTCGCCGCGCTGGAGAAGAGCAAGCCGTTCAAGGCGCCCATCGTGACCGAGATCCATATGGCCGACACCTTCTATCCGGCCGAGGATTACCACCAGGACTACTACCGGAAGAATCCCGCGCGCTACACCTATTACCGCTGGAGCTGCGGCCGCGACGCGCGCCTGCGCGAGCTGTGGGGGGCGAAGTAG